A portion of the Streptomyces platensis genome contains these proteins:
- a CDS encoding helix-turn-helix transcriptional regulator, whose amino-acid sequence MKASRLLHLLLLLQTRQRITTSELAKRLEVSRRTVLRDVEALSTAGVPVYAERGRNGGIILLPGARLNASHLDPPELEALSVAGLDSAQLEGMGLSGVWESAARKIAARQAGSPEPPNLLRLADLVLVESTSWFAGSEAAIDVADLATALRHRCRLRIRYRRSAESRASTRVVDPYGIVAKSGRWYLIADDQGDGRLFALERLSAYEQLNAPAVLRPGETLHTRWAALKARTEAQGRVSVTIRLPETGIDLARRILGNRIHEVSDPEDGCCTVVVRYPNIESVRQLLQFGDHIEVLAPERARERISQLARDLLERHSAPTS is encoded by the coding sequence ATGAAGGCTTCGCGGCTCTTGCACCTACTGCTGCTCCTGCAGACCCGTCAGCGCATCACCACCAGCGAGCTCGCCAAGCGGCTGGAGGTGTCTCGGCGGACTGTGCTGCGGGATGTGGAGGCACTCTCAACTGCGGGTGTGCCTGTTTATGCAGAACGGGGGCGGAACGGCGGGATCATCTTGCTCCCCGGTGCGCGGCTCAACGCATCCCACCTGGACCCACCAGAGCTGGAGGCGCTCTCCGTGGCTGGCTTGGACAGCGCGCAGCTTGAGGGCATGGGCCTGTCTGGGGTGTGGGAATCGGCCGCGCGCAAGATCGCTGCCCGCCAGGCTGGATCACCTGAGCCACCGAACTTGCTGCGATTGGCGGACCTGGTGCTGGTGGAAAGCACCTCGTGGTTCGCCGGCTCAGAGGCGGCGATCGACGTAGCGGATCTGGCTACGGCACTGCGGCACCGCTGTCGGCTGCGCATCCGGTACCGGCGCAGCGCCGAGAGTCGGGCCTCGACGCGAGTGGTCGACCCGTACGGGATCGTGGCGAAGTCAGGCCGCTGGTATCTCATCGCCGACGACCAGGGGGACGGTCGGCTGTTCGCTCTGGAACGACTCTCGGCCTACGAACAGCTCAACGCGCCGGCTGTTCTTCGACCTGGTGAGACCCTTCACACCAGGTGGGCCGCGTTGAAGGCACGCACCGAGGCGCAGGGCCGCGTGAGCGTGACCATCCGCCTGCCAGAAACTGGCATCGACCTGGCGCGGCGCATACTCGGCAACCGCATCCACGAAGTTTCCGACCCAGAAGATGGTTGTTGCACCGTCGTCGTGCGCTATCCCAACATCGAGTCAGTGCGCCAGCTCCTCCAATTCGGTGACCATATCGAGGTGCTCGCCCCAGAGAGGGCCCGCGAACGCATCAGTCAGCTCGCCAGAGACCTGCTTGAACGCCACTCGGCCCCCACCTCGTAA